In a single window of the Melioribacteraceae bacterium genome:
- the ftsA gene encoding cell division protein FtsA — protein sequence MKKNIIAGLDLGTTKVCAVIAEHVDNNVNILGFGIAPSEGLNRGLVANITKTAEAITEAMSIASNRAGLQVKELNVGVAGEHITSLRHRNYISINNPDKEITQDDLERLKADVQTIKIPSDRQILHIIPEEYFVDYQGGIEDPIGMCGSRLEAVNHVVLASIPAIQNIKKSVERAGFIVKDYVLQPIASSYSVLEENEKDLGVVLVDIGGGTTDIAIFHRKSIKHTKVIGVAGSQVTNDIRETLGIVTSDAEQLKKEHGFASERAIVRDSDIYIKGVGARGNVKIPLSLLTQIISIRMKELFALVDNELRQSGLKNKIKAGVVLTGGGSLLKGSTELAEEVFGLPTRIGVPLELGTGLSKEVESPEFATVAGLIRGIPGQKSESFSTAKITTPEKKVELSKIFKKVQNFFDNL from the coding sequence ATGAAGAAAAATATTATTGCCGGGTTAGATTTAGGTACAACTAAAGTTTGCGCGGTTATAGCAGAGCATGTTGATAATAATGTAAATATTCTTGGGTTTGGAATTGCTCCATCCGAAGGACTTAATAGAGGATTGGTTGCCAACATAACTAAAACTGCCGAGGCAATTACAGAAGCAATGAGTATTGCAAGCAATCGTGCCGGGTTACAGGTTAAAGAATTAAATGTTGGCGTTGCCGGTGAACATATCACAAGTCTTAGACACAGAAATTATATTTCAATAAATAACCCCGATAAAGAAATTACACAGGATGATCTTGAAAGATTAAAGGCAGATGTTCAAACCATAAAAATTCCATCAGATCGGCAGATTCTTCACATAATTCCAGAAGAATATTTTGTTGATTACCAAGGAGGGATTGAAGACCCAATTGGGATGTGCGGCTCGCGTCTCGAAGCGGTCAATCATGTTGTACTTGCTTCGATACCTGCAATTCAAAATATTAAAAAATCAGTTGAACGTGCCGGATTCATCGTTAAAGATTATGTGCTACAGCCGATTGCATCCAGTTATTCAGTACTTGAAGAAAATGAAAAAGATTTAGGGGTTGTACTTGTTGATATTGGAGGAGGTACAACCGATATCGCAATTTTTCACCGTAAATCAATAAAGCACACAAAAGTGATTGGAGTAGCGGGCAGCCAGGTTACAAATGATATTCGTGAAACTCTTGGCATAGTTACTTCCGATGCAGAACAGTTAAAAAAGGAACATGGATTTGCCAGTGAGAGGGCAATTGTGCGCGATTCTGATATCTATATAAAAGGAGTTGGTGCAAGAGGGAATGTGAAAATACCTCTTTCTTTACTTACACAGATTATCAGTATAAGAATGAAAGAACTGTTTGCACTAGTTGACAATGAACTTCGTCAATCCGGATTGAAAAATAAAATTAAAGCAGGTGTAGTATTAACCGGGGGAGGATCACTTCTTAAAGGAAGTACAGAATTAGCGGAGGAAGTTTTTGGATTACCTACAAGAATAGGTGTTCCACTTGAGCTAGGTACAGGCTTATCGAAAGAAGTCGAAAGTCCAGAATTTGCAACCGTTGCCGGTTTAATTAGAGGAATTCCAGGGCAAAAATCGGAATCATTTTCAACCGCAAAAATTACAACACCTGAGAAGAAAGTAGAACTAAGCAAGATTTTTAAAAAGGTTCAAAATTTTTTTGATAATCTATAA
- the ftsZ gene encoding cell division protein FtsZ, whose protein sequence is MSDNGNETKRESRLRFCTLDKESSLSAVIKVVGVGGGGCNAIDSMINRGLSGVEFVAVNTDAQVLADSYANSKIQIGTGLTRGLGAGADPNVGKKAAEEDRDKITRVLEASDMVFVTAGMGGGTGTGAAPIVASIAKSLGALVIGIVTKPFNWEGKQRMKNADEGIAELRQYVDSLIVIPNGRILSIIDTAMAARAAFDKPNEILYEATRGIADIITIKGIINVDFADVRTVMRESGQALMGCGIASGENRAVEAAQKAISSPLLEGISIKGAKNILLNVSGSSNMTMQEIEEGNKIIYEAAGEEANVIFGLVNKEDMNEYISYTVIATGFESKSSLSGLNNLRADKTEKKQNPHSIQQQERKVVGLGGFTPKKGLALDDKADLSIPAIIRYREKNSDSPNLFESSIDAGFRPEPSSYDSDDFDFRDEDNSSTFLRKIMD, encoded by the coding sequence ATGTCTGATAACGGTAACGAAACAAAGAGAGAAAGCAGACTTAGGTTTTGTACTCTCGATAAAGAAAGCTCCCTTTCCGCAGTTATTAAAGTTGTTGGTGTTGGTGGAGGCGGTTGCAACGCAATTGATTCCATGATTAACCGCGGATTATCCGGCGTTGAATTTGTGGCTGTTAACACAGACGCACAAGTCCTTGCGGATAGTTATGCAAATTCTAAAATTCAAATCGGTACTGGACTTACACGAGGACTCGGAGCCGGAGCCGATCCCAATGTTGGGAAGAAAGCTGCCGAAGAGGATAGAGATAAGATAACTCGGGTGCTCGAAGCTAGTGATATGGTTTTTGTTACTGCCGGCATGGGTGGCGGAACCGGAACAGGTGCTGCTCCAATAGTTGCATCAATAGCCAAAAGTCTAGGAGCGTTAGTTATTGGAATTGTTACCAAACCATTTAATTGGGAAGGTAAACAGAGAATGAAAAATGCCGATGAGGGAATTGCTGAACTAAGACAGTACGTTGATAGCTTAATAGTTATTCCTAATGGTAGAATTCTATCTATTATTGATACTGCGATGGCGGCACGCGCTGCATTCGATAAACCAAATGAAATTTTATATGAGGCCACAAGAGGTATTGCAGACATTATCACAATTAAGGGAATCATTAATGTTGACTTCGCCGATGTTCGAACAGTGATGAGAGAAAGTGGGCAAGCACTTATGGGTTGCGGAATTGCCAGCGGTGAAAACCGCGCGGTTGAAGCGGCTCAAAAAGCAATCTCTTCACCACTTCTCGAGGGCATTAGTATTAAGGGCGCAAAAAATATTTTATTAAATGTTTCCGGTTCCTCGAATATGACAATGCAGGAAATTGAGGAAGGAAATAAAATTATTTATGAAGCTGCCGGTGAAGAAGCAAATGTAATATTTGGATTAGTAAATAAGGAAGATATGAATGAGTATATTTCTTATACGGTTATAGCTACTGGATTTGAATCCAAATCTTCACTAAGCGGACTCAATAATTTAAGGGCAGACAAAACGGAGAAAAAACAAAATCCCCATTCAATTCAACAGCAGGAGAGAAAGGTTGTAGGATTAGGTGGATTTACGCCTAAAAAAGGATTAGCTCTTGATGATAAAGCTGATTTATCTATCCCTGCAATAATTAGATATAGAGAAAAGAATAGTGACTCCCCGAATCTTTTCGAAAGCTCAATTGATGCTGGTTTTAGACCTGAGCCTTCTAGTTATGATTCAGATGATTTCGATTTTAGAGATGAAGATAATAGCTCAACATTTTTAAGAAAAATTATGGATTAG
- the rfbB gene encoding dTDP-glucose 4,6-dehydratase gives MNTKNILVTGGAGFIGSNFINHILQSHDDYFIVNIDKLTYAGNLENLKPSESKSNYRFIKGDICNHEIVDYLFNKYSIKYVINFAAESHVDRSILGSEIFYRTNVIGTNVLLEASRRYNVEKFLQISTDEVYGSLGDTGLFTESTPLSPNSPYSSSKTAADMMAMAFYHTYGLPVVITRCSNNYGPLQFPEKLIPLMIINALNNKKLPVYGDGLNVRDWIYVIDHNKAAELVFEKGKIGEVYNVGASREMKNIEIVKLILSKLGKDESLIEYVKDRPGHDRRYAIDSSKIQNELGWKPTFEFEDAMSSTVEWYLDNKKWWERIISGEYQKYYEQLYSNR, from the coding sequence ATGAACACAAAAAATATTTTAGTTACCGGCGGGGCTGGATTTATTGGCAGCAATTTTATCAATCACATTTTACAATCGCATGATGATTATTTCATTGTTAATATTGATAAGTTAACTTATGCGGGTAATCTCGAAAACCTAAAGCCCTCAGAGAGTAAATCGAATTACCGCTTCATAAAAGGGGATATTTGCAATCATGAAATTGTTGATTATCTCTTCAATAAATATTCGATTAAATATGTAATTAATTTTGCCGCCGAATCTCACGTAGACAGAAGCATTCTTGGTTCAGAAATATTCTACAGAACCAATGTTATTGGTACTAACGTACTGCTTGAAGCTTCGCGGCGATATAATGTTGAAAAATTTCTGCAGATATCTACAGATGAAGTTTATGGTAGTTTAGGTGATACCGGATTATTTACCGAGAGTACTCCATTATCACCTAATAGTCCCTATTCATCCAGCAAAACCGCCGCTGATATGATGGCAATGGCTTTTTATCATACTTATGGACTTCCGGTTGTGATTACTCGGTGCTCAAATAATTATGGCCCTTTGCAATTCCCCGAAAAATTAATTCCACTAATGATAATTAACGCGCTCAACAATAAAAAGCTTCCCGTGTACGGTGATGGTTTGAATGTGAGAGATTGGATTTATGTTATTGATCATAACAAAGCCGCGGAATTGGTTTTTGAAAAAGGCAAAATTGGCGAAGTATATAATGTTGGTGCCAGCCGCGAGATGAAGAATATAGAAATTGTAAAACTGATTCTTTCTAAATTAGGCAAAGATGAAAGTTTAATTGAATATGTTAAAGATAGACCGGGGCATGATCGACGATACGCCATTGATTCATCAAAAATTCAGAATGAGCTTGGGTGGAAACCCACATTTGAATTTGAAGACGCGATGAGCAGTACAGTAGAGTGGTATCTCGATAATAAAAAATGGTGGGAAAGAATTATTTCTGGGGAGTATCAAAAATATTATGAACAATTATACAGTAACAGATAA